In Pecten maximus unplaced genomic scaffold, xPecMax1.1, whole genome shotgun sequence, the following are encoded in one genomic region:
- the LOC117320971 gene encoding uncharacterized protein LOC117320971, translated as MTAPLSGSEMFGGILTSVMDRVNNDKAASARLEKLRAKPKPGRVQRPGKPKRGAQTTQSQTQTQPPVASAVRDDPWSGLQLPKPDLPVGGRLSSFLPEWKELTKDKWAISVVSEGLGIPLLKDPPLSVDPIFFPPPGDVEKAQALLDEVNSLIAKGAVEELPRSLWTPGFYSRMFLVKKKSGAWRPIIDLSACSLATLQNGDTSKYLDFGSSRYVGDLNRPQGRLFPYTDKEIGQEIPEIHFSGQSVPVQGHALRSDHRPFGVHQAPSGGCGLFTQSRSRYPYLFRRLPDAAYRPSLSALQHQVGLDNSSTPRFYPFTGEIRGSSIPGLHFPGKPFPYGSGPRSSSSVQVPESQGVGYSAQQSGLYSGQVVSEASRIPQFPFGCRTPGSAPYSPSSDVSSFQMETCIPRVGCSDSIGSFRQGLGHVVGFGGQCFEGRLSSESVPYSNSVYGRIYDGLGCLPQRSVSFRGLAGGSTPGTHQCAGDESSSASHSVPTASAAGSVHLSGYRQCYSGSLFGESGGYKVSQAMCPHYQDSSSLSGYGSVPLSEASSRAPECFSRHAIQITESSYHRMDPEQVYIQGHLHDLGDSSCRSVCHSSEFPDSDVRVSSSGSFGLGSRCSIPELGGSSGICLPSIQPPGQGTSQGQESRLLGSPDSTSVAQTALVSGSSGFAGRSPLGHSGQVESPQPAQIQTVSPQSGTPTPSRVEAISVCLLQAGFSAEVTDGITRSIRSSSSAIYESRWSVFCSWCISRKIDPLGASIQLIAEFFLYLFKVRELAPSTIRGYRSALANVFSFRGRSDVGTCSTLSNLLRSFSLEKPKVRILTPQWDLALVLDSLTRSPYEPLASASVKFLSWKTVFLIALASGRRRSEIHALSSSPSCLRWSRNYSLVTLLTDPSFLAKNQVPNFSPDPIKIPALKAVSGPNDQDLLLCPCRALKFYLDKTKGGRQGPRPRLFLSIKAKQSDISSQTISRWICETIQKAYEGSTAETRDSVRVRAHEVRALSASWAFLNGTSYDEVMASAFWRGRNTFADFYLRSLSSHADGLYSLGPLVTAQSVTCPQSILREVPLRFLFLKSFIVNIPDP; from the exons ATGACTGCTCCCTTGTCTGGCTCAGAAATGTTTGGAGGTATTCTCACCTCTGTCATGGACCGAGTCAACAATGACAAGGCGGCTTCAGCTAGGCTTGAGAAGCTTAGGGCTAAGCCTAAACCTGGCCGGGTGCAGCGTCCAGGTAAGCCTAAGAGGGGTGCTCAGACAACTCAGTCTCAGACTCAGACTCAGCCTCCTGTAGCTTCGGCTGTTCGAG ACGATCCATGGTCAGGTCTCCAGCTTCCAAAGCCAGATCTGCCCGTCGGGGGTCGTCTATCCTCCTTCCTACCAGAATGGAAGGAGCTCACCAAGGACAAGTGGGCAATTTCGGTGGTTTCCGAGGGTCTAGGTATTCCTCTCTTGAAGGATCCTCCTCTGTCTGTGGACCCTATCTTCTTTCCTCCACCAGGCGATGTAGAGAAGGCTCAAGCCCTCTTAGACGAGGTCAATTCCTTGATAGCCAAGGGTGCTGTGGAGGAGCTTCCAAGGTCACTCTGGACTCCAGGCTTTTACTCCCGGATGTTTCTTGTCAAGAAGAAATCCGGGGCCTGGCGTCCGATTATAGACCTCAGTGCATGTAGTCTCGCCACACTTCAAAATGGAGACACCTCGAAGTATCTTGACTTCGGTAGCTCCAGGTATGTGGGCGACCTCAATCGACCTCAAGGACGCTTATTTCCATATACCGATAAAGAAATCGGTCAGGAAATTCCTGAGATTCACTTCTCAGGGCAGAGTGTTCCAGTTCAAGGCCATGCCCTTCGGTCTGACCACCGCCCCTTTGGTGTTCACCAAGCTCCTTCAGGTGGTTGTGGGCTATTTACACAGTCGCGGAGTAGATATCCATATTTATTTCGACGACTCCCTGATGCTGCATATAGACCCAGTCTCTCTGCGTTGCAGCACCAGGTCGGTCTTGACAACTCTTCTACGCCTAGGTTTTATCCCTTCACGGGAGAAATCCGAGGTTCTTCCATCCCAGGACTTCATTTTCCTGGGAAACCGTTTCCTTACGGATCGGGGCCTCGTTCTTCCTCCTCAGTCCAAGTTCCAGAAAGCCAAGGAGTTGGTTATTCTGCTCAACAGTCTGGACTATATTCAGGTCAGGTGGTTTCTGAGGCTTCTCGGATTCCTCAATTCCCTTTCGGATGTCGTACCCCTGGGTCGGCTCCATATTCGCCCTCTTCAGATGTTTCTTCTTTCCAAATGGAAACCTGCATCCCTCGAGTGGGATGCTCGGATTCCATTGGAAGCTTCCGTCAAGGCCTCGGCCATGTGGTGGGCTTTGGAGGCCAATGTTTTGAAGGGCGTCTCTCTTCAGAGAGCGTCCCCTACAGTAACTCTGTATACGGACGCATCTATGACGGGTTGGGGTGCCTACCTCAACGGTCAGTGTCGTTCAGGGGTCTGGCAGGGGGCTCAACTCCAGGAACACATCAATGTGCTGGAGATGAGAGCAGTTCTGCTAGCCATTCAGTCCCTACAGCCTCTGCTGCAGGATCAGTCCATTTGTCTGGCTACAGACAATGCTACAGTGGTAGCTTATTTGGAGAATCAGGGGGGTACAAAGTCTCACAAGCTATGTGCCCTCACTATCAGGATTCTTCTTCTTTGTCAGGATATGGGTCTGTCCCTCTCAGTGAGGCATCTTCCAGGGCACCTGAATGTTTTAGCAGACACGCTATCCAGATCACGGAGTCCAGTTATCACAGAATGGACCCTGAACAGGTCTATATTCAGGGCCATCTGCATGATTTGGGAGACTCCTCTTGTAGATCTGTTTGCCACAGCTCTGAATTTCCAGATTCAGACGTTCGTGTCTCCAGTTCCGGATCCTTTGGCTTGGGAAGTAGATGCTCTATCCCTGAGCTGGGAGGGTCTTCTGGCATATGCCTTCCCTCCATTCAACCTCCTGGGCAGGGTACTTCACAAGGTCAGGAATCACGATTGCTCGGTTCTCCTGATAGCACCTCTGTGGCCCAGACAGCCTTGGTTTCCGGCTCTTCTGGATTTGCTGGTAGATCTCCCCTTGGCCATTCCGGCCAGGTGGAATCTCCTCAGCCAGCCCAAATCCAGACAGTTTCACCCCAATCCGGAACACCTACACCTTCACGCGTGGAGGCTATCTCGGTCTGTCTCTTGCAGGCAGGCTTTTCTGCAGAAGTTACCGATGGCATCACAAGATCTATTCGATCTTCCTCATCTGCCATCTATGAGTCCAGATGGTCAGTCTTCTGCAGTTGGTGTATCAGCAGGAAGATTGATCCACTCGGTGCCTCTATTCAGTTAATAGCGGAGTTTTTCCTCTACCTTTTTAAGGTTAGGGAACTAGCGCCTAGCACCATTCGAGGCTATCGTTCAGCCTTAGccaatgtattttcttttcgGGGTCGTTCAGATGTTGGAACATGTTCCACTCTCTCTAATCTCCTCAGGTCTTTTTCGTTGGAGAAGCCTAAGGTAAGAATCTTGACACCCCAGTGGGACTTGGCTTTAGTTTTGGACTCTCTTACAAGGTCTCCTTATGAGCCTTTGGCTTCTGCTTCTGTTAAGTTCCTTTCTTGGAAGACTGTTTTCCTGATTGCACTTGCCTCAGGTAGGCGGAGAAGTGAAATACATGCTCTTTCTTCTTCTCCGTCATGTCTCAGGTGGTCACGAAACTATTCCCTAGTGACCCTTCTCACTGACCCCTCCTTCTTGGCGAAAAACCAGGTTCCCAATTTTTCACCAGATCCTATTAAGATTCCTGCCTTAAAGGCTGTCTCTGGTCCCAATGATCAGGATCTGCTACTTTGTCCTTGTAGGGCTTTGAAGTTTTATCTTGATAAAACTAAGGGGGGGCGGCAGGGTCCTAGACCTCGTCTGTTCTTGTCCATCAAGGCAAAGCAGTCTGATATATCTTCTCAGACTATTTCCAGGTGGATCTGTGAAACTATTCAGAAAGCCTATGAGGGGTCTACTGCAGAGACTCGTGACAGTGTTCGGGTTAGGGCACATGAAGTTAGGGCTCTATCTGCCTCTTGGGCTTTTCTCAATGGAACCTCATATGATGAGGTCATGGCATCTGCCTTTTGGCGAGGCCGCAACACCTTTGCAGACTTCTATCTGCGGTCGCTGTCCTCCCATGCAGATGGGTTATATTCTCTGGGTCCTCTTGTCACTGCTCAGTCAGTCACTTGTCCCCAGTCAATCCTTAGGGAGGTTCCATTGCGGTTTCTGTTTTTAAAgagttttattgtaaatatcccAGACCCTTAA